One Aphidius gifuensis isolate YNYX2018 linkage group LG5, ASM1490517v1, whole genome shotgun sequence genomic region harbors:
- the LOC122857869 gene encoding uncharacterized protein LOC122857869, with protein sequence MSKSLTMNIKINNLDYDCLLMIFSYFPLEERFKIKNVCQKWRDVSHLIWTNIQSINCPNVYSNNIILTQSDLESIIRKCEKYLKQLTLDDNLKTDSILEVCKSCINIQYLDFSNSNDITDETIISIVKNFNQLTYLDISNNWHLTKKSLNQLGKLKNLKNIILNDIIIIDDETIDQFKNMKIVEFEVACVTDNSIKNLIENSHDLEVLNIAGNPVTIDVLIFASKITQKRQKKLKIIVSKYLYQEFDNRNLSFLTIVT encoded by the exons ATGAGCAAAAGTTTAacgatgaatataaaaataaataatcttgattACGATTGtcttttaatgatattttccTACTTTCCACTTGAAgaaagatttaaaataaaaaatg tttgtcAAAAATGGAGAGATGTCAGTCACTTAATTTGGACAAATAtacaatcaataaattgtccaaatgtttattcaaataatataatcttAACCCAATCAGATCTTGAAAGTATCATAAgaaaatgtgaaaaatatttaaaacaattaacacTAGATGATAACTTAAAAACTGATTCAATTTTAGAAGTATGTAAATCATGTATAAACATTCAGTAtcttgatttttcaaattcaaatgaCATAACTGAtgaaacaattatttcaatagtaaaaaattttaatcaattaacatATCTTGATATAAGCAACAATTGgcatttaactaaaaaatcattaaatcaattaggtaaattaaaaaatttaaaaaatattatattaaatgatataataataattgatgacgaaacaattgatcaatttaaaaatatgaaaattgttgaatttgaaGTTGCTTGTGTAActgataattcaattaaaaatcttaTTGAAAATTCTCATGATCTAgaagttttaaatattgctgGTAATCCAGTTACAATTGATGTTCTCATTTTCGCATCGAAAATTACTCAAaaacgtcaaaaaaaattaaaaataattgtcagtAAATATCTTTATCAAGAATTcgataatagaaatttatcatttctaACGATTGTTACTtga
- the LOC122857873 gene encoding uncharacterized protein LOC122857873 isoform X2 — MTQSPTPSTSKLHDEKSIAAQIQDINSQIALFRDLLINIGQSRDGPELRERVRKVRRSCVEACKNTSQLVLPQMRSAIDLGIPADSPNLVLLFFVAQLFLRELYKAKNLVRIVPMDMSGYYASKSGPSNIGNVISSILLCKPITPNFNEEELCSIRKDSAEISNLIAELQEFMPQSEADVERSIALQDGFVSNARSIGPKKGTRWDNRGGANNPNYFGGNSFNFLCCASRPNYV; from the exons atGACGCAATCCCCGACACCATCAACAAGCAAATTACAcgatgaaaaatcaattgcaGCG CAAATTCAAGATATCAATAGTCAGATAGCACTATTTCGTGATTTACTAATTAACATTGGTCAATCAAGGGATGGTCCTGAATTACGAGAACGTGTACGTAAAGTTAGACGAAGTTGTGTTGAGGCATGCAAAAATACATCACAACTTGTATTACCACAAATGCGAAG TGCCATTGATCTTGGGATACCAGCAGACAGTCCAAATTTAGTTTTACTATTTTTCGttgcacaattatttttacgagAACTTTATAAAGCCAAAAATCTCGTTAGAATTGTTCCCATGGATATGTCTGGTTATTATG ctAGTAAATCTGGACCATCAAATATTGGTAATGtgatatcatcaattttacttTGTAAGCCAATAACACCGAATTTTAATGAAGAAGAATTATGCAGTATTAGAAAAGATTCAGCAGAGATTAGTAATCTTATTGCTGAACTACAAGAATTTATGCCACAATCTGAGGCTGATGTAG aaCGTTCAATCGCTCTTCAAGATGGATTTGTCAGTAATGCTCGAAGTATTGGACCCAAAAAAGGCACAAGATGGGACAATCGTGGTGGTGCTAATAATCCAAATTATTTTGGTGGAAatagttttaattttctttgctGTGCTTCAAGGCCAAACTACgtttaa
- the LOC122857870 gene encoding keratinocyte-associated protein 2 isoform X1 → MAVTSGVSFLLSLVITIILFSGMQMYKVWLTSTQLHTILGGFIGSLLFVFLLTAVGNLESSMFGKQFQQKFFPEVFISLLFSMISAGLVHRVSITTCFIFSMVALYYINRISQETYVPPAAASAIQTKKRK, encoded by the exons atgg caGTTACAAGTGGTGTATCATTTTTGTTGTCATTAgtcataacaataattttattttctggtATGCAAATGTATAAAGTTTGGCTAACATCAACACAATTACATACAATTCTTGGTGGTTTTATTGGATCCCtgttgtttgtatttttattgacagCAGTTGGAAATTTAGAATCATCAATGTTTGGAAaacaatttcaacaaaaattcttTCCAgaag tttttatttctttgttgtTTTCCATGATATCTGCTGGTCTTGTTCATCGAGTATCAATAACaacatgttttatattttccatggTAGCTTTGTACTACATTAATCGTATTTCCCAAGAAACTTATGTTCCACCTGCAGCAGCATCAGCAATACAGACAAAAAAACGAaagtaa
- the LOC122857867 gene encoding stomatin-like protein 2, mitochondrial: MMSRASLLSKNTGLLRKSAMLPQINANPMMVNQVREKSGTPINTIAMFVPQQEAWVVERMGKFNRILQPGLNWLVPIIDKIKYVQSLKEIAIDVPQQSAITSDNVSLDIDGVLYLRINDPYMASYGVEDPEFAIIQLAQTTMRSELGKISLDNVFREREGLNVGIVESINKASNVWGITCLRYEIRDIRLPKRVQEAMQSQVEAERKKRAAILESEGVRTADINVAEGKRQSRILASEAERQEQINKASGEAAAVLAVAEARAKSLEIIGKSLGLKDGKNAASLNIAEQYVHAFDKLARTNNTVILPSNVADISGFVTQAMTIYKKLVPTIDDATNQASLSSNQSDANEVYEYYSDKEEAAQKINNKKPRRS; this comes from the exons ATGATGAGCAGAGCAAgtttattgtcaaaaaatacTGGTTTACTCAGa aAATCAGCAATGCTTCCACAAATCAATGCAAATCCAATGATGGTAAATCAAGTCAGAGAAAAATCAGGAACACCAATTAATACAATCGCCATGTTTGTTCCACAACAAGAg GCATGGGTTGTTGAAAGAATGGGAAAATTCAATAGAATTTTACAGCCAGGTTTAAATTGGTTAGTaccaattattgataaaataaaatacgttcAAAGTTTGAAAGAAATTGCAATTGATGTACCACAACAAAGTGCAATTACATCAGACAATGTATCACTTGATATTGATGGTGTATTATATCTTCGTATTAATGATCCATACATGGCATCATATGGTGTTGAAGATCCAGAATTTGCAATTATTCAATTGGCACAAACAACAATGAGATCTGAACTTGGTAAAATATCATTGGACAATGTATTTAGAGAACGTGAAGGTCTCAATGTTGGTATTGTTGAAAGTATTAATAAAGCAAGTAATGTTTGGGGTATCACATGTCTTCGTTATGAAATTC gTGATATTAGACTACCAAAAAGAGTTCAAGAAGCTATGCAATCACAAGTTGAAGCTGAACGTAAAAAACGTGCTGCTATTTTAGAATCAGAGGGTGTTAGAACAGCTGATATTAATGTTGCTGAGGGTAAAAGACAATCAAGAATTCTTGCATCAGAAGCTGAAAGAcaagaacaaattaataaagctAGTGGTGAAGCTGCTGCTGTATTAGCTGTTGCTGAAGCACGTGCTAAAAGTTTAGAAATAATTGGTAAATCACTTGGTCTTAAAGATGGTAAAAATGCTGcatcattaaatattgctGAACAATATGTTCATGCATTTGATAAATTGGCTAGAACAAATAATACTGTTATTTTACCAAGTAATGTTGCTGATATATCTGGTTTTGTTACACAAGCTatgacaatttataaaaaattggtaCCAACAATTGATGATGCAACAAATCAAGCATCATTGTCATCAAATCAATCTGATGCCAATGAagtttatgaatattatagtGATAAAGAAGAAGCTgcacaaaaaattaacaacaaaaaacctCGTAGATCATaa
- the LOC122857870 gene encoding keratinocyte-associated protein 2 isoform X2, with the protein MVTSGVSFLLSLVITIILFSGMQMYKVWLTSTQLHTILGGFIGSLLFVFLLTAVGNLESSMFGKQFQQKFFPEVFISLLFSMISAGLVHRVSITTCFIFSMVALYYINRISQETYVPPAAASAIQTKKRK; encoded by the exons atgg TTACAAGTGGTGTATCATTTTTGTTGTCATTAgtcataacaataattttattttctggtATGCAAATGTATAAAGTTTGGCTAACATCAACACAATTACATACAATTCTTGGTGGTTTTATTGGATCCCtgttgtttgtatttttattgacagCAGTTGGAAATTTAGAATCATCAATGTTTGGAAaacaatttcaacaaaaattcttTCCAgaag tttttatttctttgttgtTTTCCATGATATCTGCTGGTCTTGTTCATCGAGTATCAATAACaacatgttttatattttccatggTAGCTTTGTACTACATTAATCGTATTTCCCAAGAAACTTATGTTCCACCTGCAGCAGCATCAGCAATACAGACAAAAAAACGAaagtaa
- the LOC122857873 gene encoding uncharacterized protein LOC122857873 isoform X3 has product MKFFLDIRKVNKKKIFLNNMVFKLDSIREKYHSCEISVNTSCALTNIYKHHLEYRTSAIDLGIPADSPNLVLLFFVAQLFLRELYKAKNLVRIVPMDMSGYYASKSGPSNIGNVISSILLCKPITPNFNEEELCSIRKDSAEISNLIAELQEFMPQSEADVERSIALQDGFVSNARSIGPKKGTRWDNRGGANNPNYFGGNSFNFLCCASRPNYV; this is encoded by the exons atgaaattttttttggatattagaaaagtaaataaaaaaaaaatttttttaaacaacatgGTTTTTAAATTGGACAGTATTCGCGAAAAGTACCACTCGTGTGAAATAAGTGTTAACACCTCTTGTgctttaacaaatatttacaaGCACCACTTAGAATATAGGACAAG TGCCATTGATCTTGGGATACCAGCAGACAGTCCAAATTTAGTTTTACTATTTTTCGttgcacaattatttttacgagAACTTTATAAAGCCAAAAATCTCGTTAGAATTGTTCCCATGGATATGTCTGGTTATTATG ctAGTAAATCTGGACCATCAAATATTGGTAATGtgatatcatcaattttacttTGTAAGCCAATAACACCGAATTTTAATGAAGAAGAATTATGCAGTATTAGAAAAGATTCAGCAGAGATTAGTAATCTTATTGCTGAACTACAAGAATTTATGCCACAATCTGAGGCTGATGTAG aaCGTTCAATCGCTCTTCAAGATGGATTTGTCAGTAATGCTCGAAGTATTGGACCCAAAAAAGGCACAAGATGGGACAATCGTGGTGGTGCTAATAATCCAAATTATTTTGGTGGAAatagttttaattttctttgctGTGCTTCAAGGCCAAACTACgtttaa
- the LOC122857868 gene encoding uncharacterized protein LOC122857868, with protein MNTNQSKINMETAELSPTEWLEKFIIISKKELELTRKSLGNRPVVTIVDDSDDDDDDYDYDDNDDHDARLYNNDNDHPHDHHDHYDKAFDDNDDSNSDSDSDDLENTDDNKIRYSEIRKAPRYNSRMILMAPLFSSQPRLEKICEDWENSFLRSCFTRYTFNSNKKDSVNELHEKVNDLKYLMNLCGSNLTSLDVTQYPSSQIMPIINANCPNLEMLYLGFKEIISQDFENVFSNMSHLMYLTIKWQCENSTLPMTLANSLEQIGGTLKILNLYCTLKENNIFSPDSLASVFPRLTALDCLQIRCFGLSQLLLQSIGEMKNLTDLRLYSFWPKNHPMFDTRINMYPIGNLKNLEKLWVDCDYGVRDEFLINLCNNAKKLTLLHIIGTYITDIGMRAINNLQELGNFNLGVSGYGSRSEKNEFITDESIQCLFNQKLYSLNISNCIKITDKGAIKLVENLPSLIGLFVKNTKITRGAVSRMYKLSKHGKKGLLII; from the exons atgaatactAATCAAAGTAAGATAAATATGGAGACTGCAGAGTTAAGTCCTACCGAATGGcttgaaaaattcattataatttctaaaaaagaa ctTGAGTTGACAAGAAAATCCTTAGGTAACAGACCAGTTGTAACTATAGTTGATGATtccgatgatgatgatgatgattatgattatgACGATAATGATGATCATGATGCGAGGCTTTATAATAACGATAATGATCATCCCCATGACCATCATGATCATTATGATAAAgcttttgatgataatgatgattctAATTCTGATTCTGATTCTGATGATTTGGAAAATAccgatgataataaaattagatatAGCGAAATACGAAAAGCACCGAGGTATAATTCGCGTATGATTCTCATGGCTCCTCTATTTTCTAGTCAACCACGACTcgaaaaaa tatgtGAAGATTGGGAGAACAGCTTTCTTCGTTCATGCTTTACAAGATATACATttaatagcaataaaaaaGATTCAGTGAACGAATTACatgaaaaagtaaatgatCTAAAGTACCTAATGAATCTCTGTGGAAGTAATTTAACTAGTCTAGATGTAACACAATATCCTAGTTCTCAAATAATGCCAATTATCAATGCTAATTGTCCAAATCTTGAGATGCTGTATTTAggattcaaagaaataataagtcaagattttgaaaatgttttttctaatatgtCTCACCTTATGTATCTGACGATTAAATGGCAATGTGAAAATTCAACTCTACCAATGACTTTAGCCAATTCATTGGAACAAATTGGTGgaacattgaaaattttaaatctttattgtaccttaaaagaaaataatattttctcacCAGATTCATTGGCTTcg gtaTTTCCTCGACTGACTGCTTTGGATTGTTTACAAATAAGGTGTTTTGGACTAAGTCAACTATTACTCCAGTCGATaggtgaaatgaaaaatttgactGATCTAAGATTATACTCTTTTTGGCCGAAAAATCATCCAATGTTTGATACAAGAATCAATATGTATCCAATTGGGAATTTGAAAAATCTCGAAAAGTTATGGGTTGATTGTGATTATGGTGTTAGAgatgaatttttgattaatctttGTAATAATGCCAAAAAATTAACGCTTTTACATATAATTGGAACATATATAACTGATATTGGTATGAgagcaattaataatttacaagaatTAGGAAATTTCAATCTTGGTGTGTCTGGTTATGGTTCGCGatcagaaaaaaatgaatttatcactgatgaatcaattcaatgtttattcaatcaaaaattgtACTCTTTGAATATATCAAATTGCATTAAAATCACCGATAAAGGGGCAattaaacttgttgaaaatttaccaaGTTTAATTGGATTATTcgttaaaaatacaaagataACTCGTGGAGCTGTCAGCAGAATGTacaaattatcaaaacatGGTAAAAAAGGACTACTTATAATCTAA